One region of Athene noctua chromosome 18, bAthNoc1.hap1.1, whole genome shotgun sequence genomic DNA includes:
- the LOC141967904 gene encoding ankyrin repeat domain-containing protein 40-like isoform X4, with protein MSGAAEARELEERLREAAALGDVEEVRRLLGAGADINSRNEIDGWTCLHWACKRNHAPVVACLLDAGADKQILTTKGELAAQLTSKPDIQKILGEEESEYQGAKDLNLPIVANYLASPPLPYVYTEESIPDSLAESQNESASISSASQCETSPCSSATQVESICTPTSCNSDDDFPTLEAEEELPVPPAAATAPRCPGVHNGPAPRPASPHHRALVPPGAARQAEPLQPDRSPTGPAPTFQPFFFTGTFPCNMQELVLKVRVQNLRDNDFIEIELDRQELTYQDLLRVSCCELGINPEQVEKIRKLPNTLVRKDKDVARLQDFQELELVLVKSDSSPFRNAASTLTERPCYNSRASKLTY; from the exons ATGAGCGGCGCCGCGGAGgcgcgggagctggaggagcggctgcgggaggcggcggcgctgggggacGTGGAGGAGGTGCGGCGGCTGCTGGGCGCGGGGGCCGACATCAACTCCCGCAACGAGATCGACGGCTG GACCTGTCTGCACTGGGCCTGTAAGCGGAACCACGCTCCCGTGGTGGCCTGCCTGCTGGATGCTGGTGCAGATAAGCAGATCCTCACCACTAAAGGAGAGCTGGCTGCACAGTTAACTTCAAAACCAGACATCCAGAAGATTTTGGGAG AGGAAGAATCTGAATACCAAGGAGCGAAGGATTTAAATTTGCCAATTGTTGCAAACTACTTGGCCAGCCCACCACTCCCTTATGTTTACACGGAAGAAAGCATTCCAGACAGCTTGGCAGAATCCCAGAATGAAAGTGCTTCCATCTCTTCTGCTTCCCAGTGTGAAACTAGTCCTTGCTCATCCGCAACTCAGGTTGAAAGCATATGCACACCTACATCATGCAACAGCGACGATGACTTTCCCACACTAGAGGCTGAGGAAGAGCTGCCCgtcccaccagcagctgccacGGCCCCGCGCTGC CCCGGGGTGCACaacggccccgctccccggccggcCTCACCCCACCACAGAGCTCTGGTCCCGCCTGGAGCAGCCCGACAGGCCGAACCTCTGCAGCCTGACAGGTCGCCCACTGGTCCTGCACCAACCTTTCAACCATTTTTCTTTACTGGAACTTTCCCATGTAACATGCAAG AACTTGTGCTTAAGGTGAGAGTCCAGAACCTCAGAGACAATGACTTCATTGAAATTGAACTGGACAGACAAGAACTGACCTATCAAGATCTGCTCAGAGTGAGTTGCTGTGAATTGGGCATTAATCCAGAACAAGTAGAGAAGATCAGAAAGTTACCTAATACACTAGTAAGAAAG GACAAGGATGTTGCCAGACTTCAGGACTTCCAAGAGCTTGAGTTAGTTCTTGTGAAAAGCGACAGCTCTCCTTTCAGAAATGCTGCGTCAACTTTGACCGAGAGACCATGCTACAACAGCAGAGCATCGAAGCTGACCTACTGA
- the LOC141967904 gene encoding ankyrin repeat domain-containing protein 40-like isoform X6 — protein MSGAAEARELEERLREAAALGDVEEVRRLLGAGADINSRNEIDGWTCLHWACKRNHAPVVACLLDAGADKQILTTKGELAAQLTSKPDIQKILGVTEEESEYQGAKDLNLPIVANYLASPPLPYVYTEESIPDSLAESQNESASISSASQCETSPCSSATQVESICTPTSCNSDDDFPTLEAEEELPVPPAAATAPRCAQPGVHNGPAPPSPHHRALVPPGAARQAEPLQPDRSPTGPAPTFQPFFFTGTFPCNMQELVLKVRVQNLRDNDFIEIELDRQELTYQDLLRVSCCELGINPEQVEKIRKLPNTLVRKDKDVARLQDFQELELVLVKSDSSPFRNAASTLTERPCYNSRASKLTY, from the exons ATGAGCGGCGCCGCGGAGgcgcgggagctggaggagcggctgcgggaggcggcggcgctgggggacGTGGAGGAGGTGCGGCGGCTGCTGGGCGCGGGGGCCGACATCAACTCCCGCAACGAGATCGACGGCTG GACCTGTCTGCACTGGGCCTGTAAGCGGAACCACGCTCCCGTGGTGGCCTGCCTGCTGGATGCTGGTGCAGATAAGCAGATCCTCACCACTAAAGGAGAGCTGGCTGCACAGTTAACTTCAAAACCAGACATCCAGAAGATTTTGGGAG TAACAGAGGAAGAATCTGAATACCAAGGAGCGAAGGATTTAAATTTGCCAATTGTTGCAAACTACTTGGCCAGCCCACCACTCCCTTATGTTTACACGGAAGAAAGCATTCCAGACAGCTTGGCAGAATCCCAGAATGAAAGTGCTTCCATCTCTTCTGCTTCCCAGTGTGAAACTAGTCCTTGCTCATCCGCAACTCAGGTTGAAAGCATATGCACACCTACATCATGCAACAGCGACGATGACTTTCCCACACTAGAGGCTGAGGAAGAGCTGCCCgtcccaccagcagctgccacGGCCCCGCGCTGCGCCCAGCCCGGGGTGCACAACGGCCCCGCTCCCC cCTCACCCCACCACAGAGCTCTGGTCCCGCCTGGAGCAGCCCGACAGGCCGAACCTCTGCAGCCTGACAGGTCGCCCACTGGTCCTGCACCAACCTTTCAACCATTTTTCTTTACTGGAACTTTCCCATGTAACATGCAAG AACTTGTGCTTAAGGTGAGAGTCCAGAACCTCAGAGACAATGACTTCATTGAAATTGAACTGGACAGACAAGAACTGACCTATCAAGATCTGCTCAGAGTGAGTTGCTGTGAATTGGGCATTAATCCAGAACAAGTAGAGAAGATCAGAAAGTTACCTAATACACTAGTAAGAAAG GACAAGGATGTTGCCAGACTTCAGGACTTCCAAGAGCTTGAGTTAGTTCTTGTGAAAAGCGACAGCTCTCCTTTCAGAAATGCTGCGTCAACTTTGACCGAGAGACCATGCTACAACAGCAGAGCATCGAAGCTGACCTACTGA
- the LOC141967904 gene encoding ankyrin repeat domain-containing protein 40-like isoform X2 has product MSGAAEARELEERLREAAALGDVEEVRRLLGAGADINSRNEIDGWTCLHWACKRNHAPVVACLLDAGADKQILTTKGELAAQLTSKPDIQKILGEEESEYQGAKDLNLPIVANYLASPPLPYVYTEESIPDSLAESQNESASISSASQCETSPCSSATQVESICTPTSCNSDDDFPTLEAEEELPVPPAAATAPRCAQPGVHNGPAPQAQPGVHNGPAPRPASPHHRALVPPGAARQAEPLQPDRSPTGPAPTFQPFFFTGTFPCNMQELVLKVRVQNLRDNDFIEIELDRQELTYQDLLRVSCCELGINPEQVEKIRKLPNTLVRKDKDVARLQDFQELELVLVKSDSSPFRNAASTLTERPCYNSRASKLTY; this is encoded by the exons ATGAGCGGCGCCGCGGAGgcgcgggagctggaggagcggctgcgggaggcggcggcgctgggggacGTGGAGGAGGTGCGGCGGCTGCTGGGCGCGGGGGCCGACATCAACTCCCGCAACGAGATCGACGGCTG GACCTGTCTGCACTGGGCCTGTAAGCGGAACCACGCTCCCGTGGTGGCCTGCCTGCTGGATGCTGGTGCAGATAAGCAGATCCTCACCACTAAAGGAGAGCTGGCTGCACAGTTAACTTCAAAACCAGACATCCAGAAGATTTTGGGAG AGGAAGAATCTGAATACCAAGGAGCGAAGGATTTAAATTTGCCAATTGTTGCAAACTACTTGGCCAGCCCACCACTCCCTTATGTTTACACGGAAGAAAGCATTCCAGACAGCTTGGCAGAATCCCAGAATGAAAGTGCTTCCATCTCTTCTGCTTCCCAGTGTGAAACTAGTCCTTGCTCATCCGCAACTCAGGTTGAAAGCATATGCACACCTACATCATGCAACAGCGACGATGACTTTCCCACACTAGAGGCTGAGGAAGAGCTGCCCgtcccaccagcagctgccacGGCCCCGCGCTGCGCCCAGCCCGGGGTGCACAACGGCCCCGCTCCCCAG GCCCAGCCCGGGGTGCACaacggccccgctccccggccggcCTCACCCCACCACAGAGCTCTGGTCCCGCCTGGAGCAGCCCGACAGGCCGAACCTCTGCAGCCTGACAGGTCGCCCACTGGTCCTGCACCAACCTTTCAACCATTTTTCTTTACTGGAACTTTCCCATGTAACATGCAAG AACTTGTGCTTAAGGTGAGAGTCCAGAACCTCAGAGACAATGACTTCATTGAAATTGAACTGGACAGACAAGAACTGACCTATCAAGATCTGCTCAGAGTGAGTTGCTGTGAATTGGGCATTAATCCAGAACAAGTAGAGAAGATCAGAAAGTTACCTAATACACTAGTAAGAAAG GACAAGGATGTTGCCAGACTTCAGGACTTCCAAGAGCTTGAGTTAGTTCTTGTGAAAAGCGACAGCTCTCCTTTCAGAAATGCTGCGTCAACTTTGACCGAGAGACCATGCTACAACAGCAGAGCATCGAAGCTGACCTACTGA
- the LOC141967904 gene encoding ankyrin repeat domain-containing protein 40-like isoform X3, whose translation MSGAAEARELEERLREAAALGDVEEVRRLLGAGADINSRNEIDGWTCLHWACKRNHAPVVACLLDAGADKQILTTKGELAAQLTSKPDIQKILGEEESEYQGAKDLNLPIVANYLASPPLPYVYTEESIPDSLAESQNESASISSASQCETSPCSSATQVESICTPTSCNSDDDFPTLEAEEELPVPPAAATAPRCAQPGVHNGPAPQAQPGVHNGPAPQAQPGVHNGPAPQAQPGVHNGPAPRPASPHHRALVPPGAARQAEPLQPDRSPTGPAPTFQPFFFTGTFPCNMQELVLKVRVQNLRDNDFIEIELDRQELTYQDLLRDKDVARLQDFQELELVLVKSDSSPFRNAASTLTERPCYNSRASKLTY comes from the exons ATGAGCGGCGCCGCGGAGgcgcgggagctggaggagcggctgcgggaggcggcggcgctgggggacGTGGAGGAGGTGCGGCGGCTGCTGGGCGCGGGGGCCGACATCAACTCCCGCAACGAGATCGACGGCTG GACCTGTCTGCACTGGGCCTGTAAGCGGAACCACGCTCCCGTGGTGGCCTGCCTGCTGGATGCTGGTGCAGATAAGCAGATCCTCACCACTAAAGGAGAGCTGGCTGCACAGTTAACTTCAAAACCAGACATCCAGAAGATTTTGGGAG AGGAAGAATCTGAATACCAAGGAGCGAAGGATTTAAATTTGCCAATTGTTGCAAACTACTTGGCCAGCCCACCACTCCCTTATGTTTACACGGAAGAAAGCATTCCAGACAGCTTGGCAGAATCCCAGAATGAAAGTGCTTCCATCTCTTCTGCTTCCCAGTGTGAAACTAGTCCTTGCTCATCCGCAACTCAGGTTGAAAGCATATGCACACCTACATCATGCAACAGCGACGATGACTTTCCCACACTAGAGGCTGAGGAAGAGCTGCCCgtcccaccagcagctgccacGGCCCCGCGCTGCGCCCAGCCCGGGGTGCACAACGGCCCCGCTCCCCAGGCCCAGCCCGGGGTGCACAACGGCCCCGCTCCCCAGGCCCAGCCCGGGGTGCACAACGGCCCCGCTCCCCAGGCCCAGCCCGGGGTGCACaacggccccgctccccggccggcCTCACCCCACCACAGAGCTCTGGTCCCGCCTGGAGCAGCCCGACAGGCCGAACCTCTGCAGCCTGACAGGTCGCCCACTGGTCCTGCACCAACCTTTCAACCATTTTTCTTTACTGGAACTTTCCCATGTAACATGCAAG AACTTGTGCTTAAGGTGAGAGTCCAGAACCTCAGAGACAATGACTTCATTGAAATTGAACTGGACAGACAAGAACTGACCTATCAAGATCTGCTCAGA GACAAGGATGTTGCCAGACTTCAGGACTTCCAAGAGCTTGAGTTAGTTCTTGTGAAAAGCGACAGCTCTCCTTTCAGAAATGCTGCGTCAACTTTGACCGAGAGACCATGCTACAACAGCAGAGCATCGAAGCTGACCTACTGA
- the LOC141967904 gene encoding ankyrin repeat domain-containing protein 40-like isoform X1 has translation MSGAAEARELEERLREAAALGDVEEVRRLLGAGADINSRNEIDGWTCLHWACKRNHAPVVACLLDAGADKQILTTKGELAAQLTSKPDIQKILGEEESEYQGAKDLNLPIVANYLASPPLPYVYTEESIPDSLAESQNESASISSASQCETSPCSSATQVESICTPTSCNSDDDFPTLEAEEELPVPPAAATAPRCAQPGVHNGPAPQAQPGVHNGPAPQAQPGVHNGPAPQAQPGVHNGPAPRPASPHHRALVPPGAARQAEPLQPDRSPTGPAPTFQPFFFTGTFPCNMQELVLKVRVQNLRDNDFIEIELDRQELTYQDLLRVSCCELGINPEQVEKIRKLPNTLVRKDKDVARLQDFQELELVLVKSDSSPFRNAASTLTERPCYNSRASKLTY, from the exons ATGAGCGGCGCCGCGGAGgcgcgggagctggaggagcggctgcgggaggcggcggcgctgggggacGTGGAGGAGGTGCGGCGGCTGCTGGGCGCGGGGGCCGACATCAACTCCCGCAACGAGATCGACGGCTG GACCTGTCTGCACTGGGCCTGTAAGCGGAACCACGCTCCCGTGGTGGCCTGCCTGCTGGATGCTGGTGCAGATAAGCAGATCCTCACCACTAAAGGAGAGCTGGCTGCACAGTTAACTTCAAAACCAGACATCCAGAAGATTTTGGGAG AGGAAGAATCTGAATACCAAGGAGCGAAGGATTTAAATTTGCCAATTGTTGCAAACTACTTGGCCAGCCCACCACTCCCTTATGTTTACACGGAAGAAAGCATTCCAGACAGCTTGGCAGAATCCCAGAATGAAAGTGCTTCCATCTCTTCTGCTTCCCAGTGTGAAACTAGTCCTTGCTCATCCGCAACTCAGGTTGAAAGCATATGCACACCTACATCATGCAACAGCGACGATGACTTTCCCACACTAGAGGCTGAGGAAGAGCTGCCCgtcccaccagcagctgccacGGCCCCGCGCTGCGCCCAGCCCGGGGTGCACAACGGCCCCGCTCCCCAGGCCCAGCCCGGGGTGCACAACGGCCCCGCTCCCCAGGCCCAGCCCGGGGTGCACAACGGCCCCGCTCCCCAGGCCCAGCCCGGGGTGCACaacggccccgctccccggccggcCTCACCCCACCACAGAGCTCTGGTCCCGCCTGGAGCAGCCCGACAGGCCGAACCTCTGCAGCCTGACAGGTCGCCCACTGGTCCTGCACCAACCTTTCAACCATTTTTCTTTACTGGAACTTTCCCATGTAACATGCAAG AACTTGTGCTTAAGGTGAGAGTCCAGAACCTCAGAGACAATGACTTCATTGAAATTGAACTGGACAGACAAGAACTGACCTATCAAGATCTGCTCAGAGTGAGTTGCTGTGAATTGGGCATTAATCCAGAACAAGTAGAGAAGATCAGAAAGTTACCTAATACACTAGTAAGAAAG GACAAGGATGTTGCCAGACTTCAGGACTTCCAAGAGCTTGAGTTAGTTCTTGTGAAAAGCGACAGCTCTCCTTTCAGAAATGCTGCGTCAACTTTGACCGAGAGACCATGCTACAACAGCAGAGCATCGAAGCTGACCTACTGA
- the LOC141967904 gene encoding ankyrin repeat domain-containing protein 40-like isoform X5, which produces MSGAAEARELEERLREAAALGDVEEVRRLLGAGADINSRNEIDGWTCLHWACKRNHAPVVACLLDAGADKQILTTKGELAAQLTSKPDIQKILGEEESEYQGAKDLNLPIVANYLASPPLPYVYTEESIPDSLAESQNESASISSASQCETSPCSSATQVESICTPTSCNSDDDFPTLEAEEELPVPPAAATAQPGVHNGPAPRPASPHHRALVPPGAARQAEPLQPDRSPTGPAPTFQPFFFTGTFPCNMQELVLKVRVQNLRDNDFIEIELDRQELTYQDLLRVSCCELGINPEQVEKIRKLPNTLVRKDKDVARLQDFQELELVLVKSDSSPFRNAASTLTERPCYNSRASKLTY; this is translated from the exons ATGAGCGGCGCCGCGGAGgcgcgggagctggaggagcggctgcgggaggcggcggcgctgggggacGTGGAGGAGGTGCGGCGGCTGCTGGGCGCGGGGGCCGACATCAACTCCCGCAACGAGATCGACGGCTG GACCTGTCTGCACTGGGCCTGTAAGCGGAACCACGCTCCCGTGGTGGCCTGCCTGCTGGATGCTGGTGCAGATAAGCAGATCCTCACCACTAAAGGAGAGCTGGCTGCACAGTTAACTTCAAAACCAGACATCCAGAAGATTTTGGGAG AGGAAGAATCTGAATACCAAGGAGCGAAGGATTTAAATTTGCCAATTGTTGCAAACTACTTGGCCAGCCCACCACTCCCTTATGTTTACACGGAAGAAAGCATTCCAGACAGCTTGGCAGAATCCCAGAATGAAAGTGCTTCCATCTCTTCTGCTTCCCAGTGTGAAACTAGTCCTTGCTCATCCGCAACTCAGGTTGAAAGCATATGCACACCTACATCATGCAACAGCGACGATGACTTTCCCACACTAGAGGCTGAGGAAGAGCTGCCCgtcccaccagcagctgccacG GCCCAGCCCGGGGTGCACaacggccccgctccccggccggcCTCACCCCACCACAGAGCTCTGGTCCCGCCTGGAGCAGCCCGACAGGCCGAACCTCTGCAGCCTGACAGGTCGCCCACTGGTCCTGCACCAACCTTTCAACCATTTTTCTTTACTGGAACTTTCCCATGTAACATGCAAG AACTTGTGCTTAAGGTGAGAGTCCAGAACCTCAGAGACAATGACTTCATTGAAATTGAACTGGACAGACAAGAACTGACCTATCAAGATCTGCTCAGAGTGAGTTGCTGTGAATTGGGCATTAATCCAGAACAAGTAGAGAAGATCAGAAAGTTACCTAATACACTAGTAAGAAAG GACAAGGATGTTGCCAGACTTCAGGACTTCCAAGAGCTTGAGTTAGTTCTTGTGAAAAGCGACAGCTCTCCTTTCAGAAATGCTGCGTCAACTTTGACCGAGAGACCATGCTACAACAGCAGAGCATCGAAGCTGACCTACTGA